The Fusarium falciforme chromosome 4, complete sequence genomic interval GACTCGCTGTATCCTTCAACAATGTCCCTTAGATCGTCAGGAAGACCTGCAAATGGAGGTACCTCCCTGCCATATGGCCCGCTCAGACGCAGAACAGCAATCTTGGCCAGTTTTCTGGAGTCCTTTTCGATGACAGCATTGATGAAATGCTAAAGAAAATGAGTGAATAACTTCAGAAGACGAGGGCTCAGAACGCTAACCGTAGTTCCGATATTGACGGCGATAATGCCGTCTCTGGCCTCCTGTGAAAGGCCGTGAATCACCCCTTTGAGAGCTTCGTTGATGGCATAACTCGTATCTGAAGTTGTAGGAATCTTTGCAGAGCCAAGTACACTTTCAATTGGGCTTGTTTCGCTCAAAACCAGATCAATAGCCACCGCATCCGTGTTGGTGCCGCCTGGGAGGACGAGATATTAGCTCGTTATCCTTTGAATAGCTTTTCCGGATTTGCTTACCAACGTCTACTCCGATGATTGTAGGCATTGTAACGAACAACAAGTTTGGTGAGTGAGATTATCTCCTATCAATCATAACAGGAAGCGAACAACCCTGCAAGCTTGCTGCACATTAATAGCCGAGAAGCTGGTATGACCTGCGGGGTCTTGCCAAGACGCGAGGGATCATGTATCCGCAAGAGCCCATCCGTCGAAATGATGTGCTCACTAACAGTCATGGCGAATCTTTGACAGGATGCCGGCATCGGCTTCTAGCACCTTATGGGTTGTTGGGCCCCGAGAGATGGTTCTGCATATTCACGGAATGAGTATTTTACTTCATTGAGTCAGTGAGTCCCTCGGCTAAGGGTTTCAAGCTCCTAGTGACATATTTGGAATGGCTCTAGTAACATCTACTCAAGCATGTTCATTTTACATTGGATAGAGATGGTTATGCCTCAGCAGGATTGATCGGCCTTGCACGAAATCCTTGGACACTGTTTATGGGCGAGTGTAGGCAGGCAATTCATGTTTAAAAGCTACTTGCGATTAAATTTAAGACAGTGAGCGCAGTAATTCAATCCGCACAAGCTCGGTAGCTCCCTGGCCTCTCTCACGTAGCTATGGACTGCCTCTCCGTTAGGCTCTCAAATCCCCAGTTACTCGTGGAGACTCGGTGGCCTCAACGGGCCAAGCCTTGAACTCCAAGAGACCCTCTTCATTACGAATGGCCTTTCCGTTGTTTCTATGGAATCGTTGTCAGCCTTGTTCGACCATGGAAGTCGACGCTTTTGCTGTAGGGGCAAGGGAACTCACATATCTCTCTTGATCTGGAACAGGATTGCAAAGACGGTAACAATGGCCAAACCTATCATTCCGGCACAGACTTGATATCCGACCTTGTAATGGGGCGCTGCGTGTAGTTGTTAGAATCTCGGCATTTCGAGCAAGTATCGAGAACGTACCGTCCACAGCAGGGAAGAGTAGAACCAAGGCCCAGGCATTAATGGCGTAAACCATGGTATTGCCGAGAGAAACGATCAGACCACGCAATGTTCCGTTACCCTGGCACACTTCATTCAACCAGGCGATTGTCAGAGACTGCGCAGGAAGGCCCGCCGTGATGAAGATGTATCCGATGAACTTGAGTGCCTCAGGAGCCTTCCATACGGCGACGAAGGCGTTTCCGGCTAGACATAGCAACATGTTTGCCACAATGACAACTGGACGGTTTTGCAGCCAGTCTGAGATGATGCCACTGATGATGGAGTTTATCAGAGCAGCTCCTTGTCCAGCAGTTGGAATGTTGTTGATCTGGGGGACCGTGTATTTGCCGAGGTACTGGAGCCAGAGGTTGAAGTAGCCATCTCCCCAGGAGAAGGCACCATAGAGGCTGGAGACGATATTAGTGGCCATATCCGGATCTGGAAGAGAGTTCACCTACAAGTAACAAGTCACAAAGAGGTAGACGTGCCAGGTTGTCCAAATGCCCTTGAAGCGCGCCCAAGTGATCTTCTGTACCGGCCTGCGGCCGACACGGTCCATTCTCGCGATTGCCAGATCGACCTCCTGGGAAATTATCAGCTAGTGAGACTATCAAGCGAGAGGACGAGACTCACAGATGGCTTCAGCCACTTTGCTCTGGTATCCCTTGGTTGATCGGGAAGAGCGTAAAAGCCCCAAATGGCAATGGGGAAGGAGATGATTCCGTCAAAGATGAAGAGCCACCTGGAAAGTGTAAGCAAGGCCCATGGGATATTGACGGTTGTGGCCAAACTCACCTCCAACTCGCCATACCCTTTCCATTCATGTTGGTATAGAGGCCTGCCTGGATGTAACCAGAGAACATGCCAGCTACTCGAGCAGAGACTTCATACAGAGCCATTCGCTTACCAAGCTCCGAAGGGGTATACCAAGCGCCAAGGAGGGCAGCGAAGCCGGGGAACGCAATTCCCTGGAAGAAACCAATAGCGAAACGCAAACCATATACCTGAAAAAAGATCAGCTCCAGAGTGTCCTGTTGAAGAATGGTACCTACCGTTTCAGCATTCTTAGCTCCGGCAATACCCATCACAAGAACAGTCCAAGCAAGCTCGCAGGTTGGCATGAGCAAGGACGGTCTGACACGTGTAGAAAGCAACATCAGCGGCACTGCCGGCTTCGTTAGTTGAGAGACTTGATCATGTGGAAATCACTGACCTGCTCCTGCAATAATACCACAGTTGAACGTAGTTGAGAAGTAGTTCAGCTCATTCCCAAAGAGTGACAGCTGCGAGATGGGTTAGCATTGATGAAACTCTCATTCA includes:
- a CDS encoding MFS domain-containing protein, whose amino-acid sequence is MGSHTASDDPDAKGNGLVPVALDVRSSDRDDASTEEYRQYVFGFKLPRYFNKDEDRRLVRKLDIFLMTYTALSCFMQTLDNTNIGNAYVSGMQEDLSLFGNELNYFSTTFNCGIIAGAVPLMLLSTRVRPSLLMPTCELAWTVLVMGIAGAKNAETVYGLRFAIGFFQGIAFPGFAALLGAWYTPSELGKRMALYEVSARVAGMFSGYIQAGLYTNMNGKGMASWRWLFIFDGIISFPIAIWGFYALPDQPRDTRAKWLKPSEVDLAIARMDRVGRRPVQKITWARFKGIWTTWHVYLFVTCYFLYGAFSWGDGYFNLWLQYLGKYTVPQINNIPTAGQGAALINSIISGIISDWLQNRPVVIVANMLLCLAGNAFVAVWKAPEALKFIGYIFITAGLPAQSLTIAWLNEVCQGNGTLRGLIVSLGNTMVYAINAWALVLLFPAVDAPHYKVGYQVCAGMIGLAIVTVFAILFQIKRDINNGKAIRNEEGLLEFKAWPVEATESPRVTGDLRA